GAGTCGAAGAGCTAGACCACTCAACGATCGACAACGAGAAGGGTAGTGACGATGCCGGGCCTCATTCGTGGAGTCGCTCGTACCGCCGCAATCGCCGGGACGGCCACCGCCGTCTCGAACCGGGTGTCCCGCCGGCAGGCCGGCCGCTGGGCGGCCGAGGAGCAGCAGCCCGCGCCGCAGGGCGAGCAGCAGCCCGAACCTCAGTACGCGGCACCGGCGCCAGCAGCTCCCGCGGAGTCGGACATGGACGCCAAGCTCGCGCAGCTCAAGCAGCTGGGCGAGCTGAAGGACGCCGGCGTCCTCACCGAGGCGGAGTTCTCGGAGCAGAAGAGCCGGATCCTCGCGGGCTGACGCTGGTAGGACGATCAAGGGGGCCGTGATCAGTGCCACGGCCCCTTGACGGCTCTTCGATCAATACGGCGTCGGGATGCTCCGGTAGCGGTAGTCCGGCGCGACATGACCGCCGGCGGGCTGCCGCTTCGGCGGTTTCACGTCAACCGGCGCCGCGGGCGAGTGGGGCACCTGGCTCAGCAGGTGGCTGATGATGTTGAGCCGGCCGCGCTTCTTGTCGTCGGTGTGGGCGACGTACCACGGAGCCCAGGCCGTGTCGGTCGCGCGGAGCATGTCGTCCCGGGCCCGCGAGTAGTCGTACCAGCGGCTGTAGGACTTCAGGTCCATTTCCGACAGCTTCCAGGTCTTCCGCGGGTCGTGGATCCGGCTCTGCAGCCGACGGGTCTGCTCGTCGGCGCTGACCTCCAGCCAGTACTTCAGCAGGATGATCCCCGAGTCGACCATGGCGCGTTCGACGGCGGGCGCCATCAGCAGGAAGCGCTCGGTCTCCTCGGGGGTGCAAAAGCCCATGACCGGCTCGACGCCGGCCCGGTTGTACCAGCTGCGGTCGAAGATGACGACCTCGCCAGCCGCCGGGAAGTGCGGGATGTAGCGCTGGATGTAACATCTGGCTCTTCTCGCGCTCCGTCGGCTCCGGCAGGGCTACTACCCGGAACACGCGGGGGCTCACCCGCTCGGTGATCCGCTTGATGGTCCCGCCCTTGCCGGCCGTGTCGCGGCCCTCGAAGGCGACGCAGACCTTGGCGCCCGTGGCCTTGACCCACTCCTGCATGGCCACC
The Actinomycetes bacterium DNA segment above includes these coding regions:
- a CDS encoding SHOCT domain-containing protein, whose translation is MPGLIRGVARTAAIAGTATAVSNRVSRRQAGRWAAEEQQPAPQGEQQPEPQYAAPAPAAPAESDMDAKLAQLKQLGELKDAGVLTEAEFSEQKSRILAG